From the Paramagnetospirillum magnetotacticum MS-1 genome, one window contains:
- a CDS encoding sensor histidine kinase → MPFGGLESALAGMAVGAAATLLATGWLRRGPPKGTAQTLDAQRQLLEALGNSRDGVALYDSANRLITCNDRYLQMLSPIKDSIRPGARFEDLMAELAEAEKMEDGWLARKLSGGGLTDATAGDDKFRDGQWITVNAYATSDGGQLRILRDITQRKQAEIALEDTVSWLRGVMDTVVDGIVTIDETGTVLSFNPAAEHLFGWAAEQVVGRNVSMLMPDPHQGAHDGYIRAYFSSKSGKVGANGREVEGLRRDGTHFPMELAIAHMHQGDMLTFIGVIRDISERKRSEKALRDSTTRLSHQANRLQAIIDNMPQGVAVFASDDALIALNESAIRMLGLPKAEITPGTIDISLFMALLAANDTPPGHHSAQLTADLSESIRERPEMVFEHFTPSGLIMEVRSSSMPGGGLILSFTDITDRKHIEQTLREAKDEAERGNRTKNTFLANISHELRTPLNAIIGFSEMMKHEIFGPLEPASYRAYVDDIHESGMHLLELINDILDMSKAEAGMTDLMETAVHVPDLIRAAIRLLNRRAENAAISLTEDLPPNLPTLLADERRLRQIILNLGSNAVKFTDDGGAVTIGAKVTEAGFVIRVADTGIGMTPEDVQRVMEPFVQADTRLSRKYEGSGLGLPLAKALVIAHGGTLNLDSQPGRGTVVTVTFPPSRIIDQSGSGADI, encoded by the coding sequence ATGCCGTTCGGAGGGCTCGAGTCTGCCTTGGCCGGAATGGCCGTGGGAGCGGCGGCGACGCTGCTCGCCACGGGCTGGCTGAGGCGCGGGCCACCGAAGGGCACGGCCCAGACGCTGGATGCCCAGCGCCAATTGCTCGAGGCGCTGGGCAACAGCCGCGACGGCGTGGCGCTATATGATTCGGCCAACCGGCTGATCACCTGCAACGACCGCTATCTCCAGATGCTTTCGCCGATCAAGGACTCCATCCGGCCCGGCGCCCGTTTCGAGGACCTGATGGCCGAATTGGCCGAGGCCGAGAAGATGGAGGACGGCTGGCTGGCGCGCAAGCTGTCGGGGGGCGGCCTCACCGACGCCACCGCTGGCGACGACAAGTTCCGCGACGGACAATGGATCACCGTCAACGCCTATGCCACTAGCGACGGTGGCCAGTTGCGTATCCTGCGCGACATCACCCAGCGCAAACAGGCGGAAATCGCCCTGGAAGACACGGTTTCGTGGCTGAGGGGGGTCATGGACACGGTGGTGGACGGCATCGTCACCATCGACGAGACCGGAACGGTGCTGAGCTTCAACCCCGCTGCCGAGCATCTGTTCGGCTGGGCTGCCGAGCAGGTGGTGGGGCGCAATGTCTCCATGTTGATGCCTGATCCGCATCAAGGTGCCCATGACGGCTATATCCGCGCCTATTTTTCCTCGAAGTCCGGCAAAGTCGGCGCCAATGGCCGCGAAGTGGAAGGATTGCGCCGCGACGGCACCCATTTCCCCATGGAACTGGCCATCGCCCATATGCACCAGGGCGACATGCTCACCTTCATCGGCGTCATCCGCGACATCAGCGAGCGCAAGAGAAGCGAAAAGGCCCTGCGCGACAGCACCACGAGGCTGAGCCACCAGGCCAACCGGCTGCAGGCCATCATCGACAATATGCCCCAGGGCGTGGCGGTGTTCGCCTCGGATGACGCCTTGATCGCGCTGAATGAATCCGCCATCCGCATGCTGGGCCTGCCCAAGGCCGAGATCACGCCGGGCACCATCGATATTTCGCTGTTCATGGCGCTGCTGGCCGCCAATGACACACCTCCGGGCCACCACTCGGCCCAGCTGACCGCCGACCTTTCCGAAAGCATCCGGGAACGGCCGGAAATGGTCTTCGAACATTTCACCCCCAGCGGCCTGATCATGGAGGTCCGGTCCTCGTCCATGCCGGGCGGCGGACTGATCTTGTCCTTCACCGACATCACCGACCGCAAGCATATCGAGCAGACCCTGCGCGAGGCCAAGGACGAGGCCGAGCGAGGCAATCGGACCAAGAACACCTTCCTGGCCAATATCAGCCACGAACTGCGCACCCCCTTGAACGCCATCATCGGTTTTTCCGAAATGATGAAGCACGAGATCTTCGGCCCCTTGGAACCGGCCAGCTACCGCGCCTATGTGGATGACATCCATGAAAGCGGGATGCATCTGCTGGAACTGATCAACGACATCCTGGACATGTCAAAGGCCGAGGCGGGCATGACCGACCTCATGGAAACGGCGGTGCATGTCCCCGACCTGATCCGGGCCGCGATCCGGTTGTTGAATCGCCGGGCCGAAAATGCCGCCATCAGCCTGACCGAGGATCTGCCGCCCAACCTTCCGACGCTGCTGGCCGACGAAAGACGGCTGCGGCAGATCATCCTCAATCTGGGTTCCAACGCGGTGAAGTTCACCGATGACGGCGGCGCCGTCACCATCGGCGCCAAGGTCACCGAGGCGGGATTCGTCATCCGTGTCGCCGATACCGGCATCGGCATGACGCCCGAGGACGTGCAGCGGGTGATGGAGCCTTTCGTCCAGGCCGATACCAGGCTGTCACGCAAATATGAGGGAAGCGGCCTCGGCCTACCGCTGGCCAAGGCCCTGGTGATCGCCCATGGCGGTACGCTCAACCTGGACAGCCAGCCGGGCCGGGGCACCGTCGTGACCGTGACCTTCCCCCCCTCGCGCATCATCGATCAAAGCGGCTCCGGGGCGGATATCTGA
- a CDS encoding alpha/beta fold hydrolase produces MDIIVQGRSVFAASHGADGTPAVILVHGAGGSHRSWGNLGKGLAAQGLRVLIPDLPGHGATQGPALTSIGDIAHWLAQFMAAAGLGRAALAGHSMGGLAVLDCAARHPALVSSLVLLGAAGSMPVNQALLDMALADTPAASALIAKWSLPKEPPPAPALLAEITVGLSDCAPGVLHADLVACDRYQEGEAMAARVACRATVIIGGQDRMSPPDACRALSERLGQGRAIVLDPAGHMMMADQPDATLTAMVDALDPGLDPGDWEALRAQAHRMLDQSLDFIRDIRRRPVWRPMPGEVRAAFDAAPPRAGQELAAIDAEFRALVEPFGSGNIHPGFMGWVQGAGTVEGMLAEMMAAGLNANLGGRDHAPIEVERQILRWMRDLFSYPETASGLFLTGASMANFLAVLVARTKVLGVESRQGLTGTEGLTAYAAVTAHGCIGQAFEMSGLGARALRLAPTDSRHQLDLDALRQSVAADRAAGLRPFMVVGSAGTVDVGAIDDLAALADFAEAEGLWLHVDGALGALGVMSPELTPLLRGIERSDSIAFDFHKWGQVPYDAGYLLVRDGEAHRAAFASPAAYLRRETRGLAAGSYWPCDYGPDLSRGFRALKTWVTLKAHGMDALGAAMARCCRVARHLAARIEAEPDLELLAPVALNIVCFHRRGTDSARIVADLHEAGLAAPSTTTIGETLAIRAAIVNHRTREHDVDRMVDAVLAVPAK; encoded by the coding sequence ATGGACATCATCGTACAGGGCCGATCGGTCTTCGCCGCATCCCATGGCGCGGATGGCACGCCTGCGGTGATTCTGGTGCATGGCGCGGGCGGCAGCCATCGCAGTTGGGGAAATCTGGGAAAAGGCCTTGCCGCCCAGGGCTTGCGGGTTCTGATCCCCGATCTGCCCGGCCACGGCGCAACCCAGGGCCCCGCCCTGACCTCCATCGGCGACATCGCCCATTGGCTGGCCCAGTTCATGGCCGCGGCCGGACTTGGCCGCGCCGCCCTGGCCGGACATTCCATGGGGGGGCTGGCCGTGCTGGACTGCGCCGCCCGTCATCCCGCCCTGGTCAGTTCCCTGGTCCTGCTTGGCGCCGCTGGCTCCATGCCGGTCAATCAGGCGCTGTTGGACATGGCCCTGGCCGACACGCCCGCCGCTAGCGCTCTCATCGCCAAGTGGAGCCTGCCCAAGGAGCCTCCGCCCGCCCCCGCCCTGCTGGCCGAAATCACCGTCGGGCTATCGGATTGCGCCCCCGGCGTGCTGCATGCCGATCTGGTCGCCTGCGACCGGTATCAAGAGGGCGAGGCCATGGCCGCCCGCGTCGCCTGTCGGGCAACGGTCATTATCGGCGGGCAGGACCGCATGTCGCCCCCCGATGCCTGCCGCGCTCTGTCCGAGCGCCTGGGCCAGGGGCGCGCCATCGTCTTGGACCCGGCCGGTCACATGATGATGGCCGATCAGCCCGACGCCACCCTGACAGCCATGGTTGACGCCCTTGATCCCGGCCTGGACCCCGGCGATTGGGAAGCCCTTCGCGCCCAGGCCCACCGCATGCTGGACCAAAGCCTGGACTTCATCCGGGATATCCGCCGCCGCCCGGTCTGGCGGCCCATGCCGGGCGAGGTCAGGGCCGCATTCGATGCCGCGCCGCCTCGCGCCGGTCAGGAACTGGCCGCCATCGATGCCGAGTTCCGCGCTTTGGTCGAGCCTTTCGGCTCGGGCAATATTCATCCCGGCTTCATGGGCTGGGTGCAGGGCGCCGGAACGGTGGAGGGCATGCTGGCCGAGATGATGGCCGCCGGGCTTAACGCCAATCTGGGTGGCCGCGATCACGCCCCCATCGAGGTGGAACGCCAGATCCTGCGCTGGATGCGCGACCTGTTCTCCTATCCCGAAACCGCCAGCGGATTGTTCCTGACCGGGGCCTCCATGGCCAATTTCCTGGCGGTGCTGGTGGCGCGCACCAAGGTTCTTGGGGTCGAAAGCCGCCAGGGCCTCACCGGAACAGAGGGACTGACCGCCTATGCCGCCGTCACCGCCCATGGCTGTATCGGCCAGGCCTTCGAGATGAGCGGCCTGGGCGCCAGGGCGCTGCGCCTGGCTCCCACCGATTCCCGGCATCAATTGGACCTGGACGCCTTGCGCCAGAGCGTCGCCGCAGACCGCGCGGCGGGTCTGCGTCCCTTCATGGTGGTGGGAAGCGCCGGAACCGTGGATGTGGGCGCCATAGACGACCTGGCCGCCCTGGCCGATTTCGCCGAGGCCGAGGGTCTGTGGCTGCATGTGGATGGCGCCCTGGGCGCGCTTGGAGTGATGTCACCTGAGTTGACGCCCCTGCTGAGGGGAATCGAGCGCTCGGATTCCATCGCCTTCGACTTTCACAAATGGGGGCAGGTGCCCTATGACGCGGGCTATCTCCTGGTCCGTGACGGCGAGGCGCACCGGGCCGCCTTCGCCTCGCCCGCCGCCTATCTGCGGCGCGAGACCAGGGGATTGGCCGCGGGCTCTTACTGGCCTTGCGATTACGGTCCCGATCTGTCGCGCGGGTTCAGGGCGCTGAAGACCTGGGTCACGCTCAAGGCCCACGGCATGGATGCGCTGGGCGCCGCCATGGCGCGCTGCTGCCGGGTGGCCCGCCACCTCGCCGCCCGGATCGAGGCCGAGCCGGATTTGGAACTGCTGGCCCCGGTGGCGCTGAACATCGTCTGCTTTCATCGCCGGGGGACCGATTCCGCCCGCATCGTCGCCGACCTGCATGAAGCGGGACTGGCGGCGCCGTCAACCACAACCATCGGCGAAACGCTGGCGATCCGCGCCGCCATCGTCAACCACCGAACCCGCGAACATGACGTCGACCGCATGGTTGACGCCGTCCTGGCCGTTCCAGCGAAGTAA
- a CDS encoding ATP-grasp domain-containing protein, producing the protein MTSGQDKPWPPVSMGMARLTTMAFHGENMVPPAIELLKRSEADPTDSAALLDLSAIHFLLGHEEAGLAYQERALAQNQVYRDHSETASEDGVRLLAFAAPGNLMSNVPIQFLIENSDIRLDVLYVVPGLDLPERVPAHDMAMVIAGESEPNREVLERIAAFADLWPCPPVLNDPRKVLQLSRDGVSSLLSGVPGIRIPATTRVDPESLARLGRGEIALTDLLPDGSFPVIARPLDSHAGKGLAKLDDPSTIALYLAAQPAEGYYLSSFVDYRGAGGMFRKYRIALIDGKPFVCHMAVSAHWMIHYLNADMRESAEKRAEEAQAFATFDEDFAARHKDAFATMAERIGLDYFAMDCAETPDGDLLVFEADTAMIVHAMDPPDIFPYKAPQMRRIFKAFQDMLRRIKQDKQD; encoded by the coding sequence GTGACATCAGGACAGGACAAGCCTTGGCCCCCCGTCTCCATGGGAATGGCCCGGCTGACCACCATGGCCTTCCATGGCGAAAACATGGTTCCGCCTGCCATCGAACTTTTGAAGCGCAGCGAAGCTGATCCCACGGATTCGGCGGCGCTTCTCGACCTGTCCGCCATCCACTTCCTGCTGGGACATGAAGAGGCCGGGCTGGCTTATCAGGAACGCGCCCTGGCCCAGAATCAGGTCTACCGCGACCATTCCGAGACGGCAAGTGAGGATGGTGTCCGGCTGCTGGCCTTCGCCGCGCCGGGCAATCTGATGTCCAACGTGCCCATTCAGTTCCTGATCGAGAATTCGGATATCCGCCTGGACGTGCTTTACGTGGTGCCGGGCCTGGATCTGCCGGAACGGGTCCCCGCCCATGACATGGCCATGGTCATCGCCGGAGAATCCGAGCCCAACCGCGAGGTTCTCGAACGCATCGCCGCCTTCGCCGATCTGTGGCCCTGCCCGCCGGTGCTCAACGATCCGCGCAAGGTGCTGCAATTGTCCCGCGACGGGGTCAGTTCCCTGCTGTCCGGGGTTCCGGGCATCCGCATTCCCGCCACCACCCGCGTCGACCCGGAAAGTCTGGCCCGTCTGGGCCGGGGCGAGATTGCGCTGACCGATCTGTTGCCCGACGGCTCGTTCCCCGTCATCGCGCGGCCGCTGGATTCCCATGCGGGCAAGGGATTGGCCAAACTGGACGATCCTTCGACCATCGCGCTGTATCTGGCCGCCCAACCGGCCGAGGGCTATTACCTGTCCAGCTTCGTCGATTATCGCGGCGCGGGCGGCATGTTCCGCAAATACCGTATCGCCCTGATCGACGGAAAGCCCTTCGTCTGTCACATGGCGGTATCAGCCCACTGGATGATCCACTACCTCAACGCCGATATGCGCGAAAGCGCCGAGAAGCGCGCCGAGGAGGCCCAGGCCTTCGCCACGTTCGACGAGGACTTCGCCGCCCGCCACAAGGACGCCTTCGCCACCATGGCCGAACGCATCGGGCTCGATTACTTCGCCATGGACTGTGCCGAGACGCCCGACGGAGACCTCCTGGTCTTCGAGGCCGATACCGCCATGATCGTCCATGCCATGGACCCGCCCGACATCTTCCCCTACAAGGCCCCGCAGATGCGCCGCATCTTCAAGGCCTTCCAGGACATGCTGCGGCGGATCAAGCAAGACAAGCAGGACTAA
- the fliD gene encoding flagellar filament capping protein FliD: MSTNAVSALPTALAGLLKQYTSPAQKSDGTTAATTASAAASPLSLGRDEAFSLSLGSAQSGQAMVGYTRLATLGGQADADLSAIASQSADSGSAGSVQVEVSQLATPQTLVTSLFGDPDSVSLGTGSLSVQMGAVDTETGAFTPQGNPTEISIAGGSLNDIAKSINDSGAGLTAKVVESGGGFELEISGKDTGSGKAFALSGLSELDFDPSHPVASPLTQTSEAGDAHYSADGTDYTWPSNTGVPVAFGTTASFTQTGSLSVDRSTTTDTVQKMMKSFNGLQQAIVEMTGDKGSLAANANLAAGMFKRLGDAAMAEYQTGGDVSTLSDIGIQVEKDGTLSVDQSVLAQALSKDPSSVQSLVAQAAKGMDDSIRPYLGNKGALSSQVSVLGSLMGRGASLLDYLGGGASSSSGLAGGATSLLSALS; this comes from the coding sequence ATGAGCACCAACGCCGTTTCCGCCCTCCCGACCGCCCTGGCGGGCTTGCTGAAGCAATATACCAGCCCCGCTCAGAAGAGCGACGGCACCACGGCCGCGACCACTGCCAGCGCGGCGGCCAGCCCCCTCAGCCTGGGACGCGACGAGGCCTTTTCCCTGTCCCTGGGTTCGGCCCAAAGCGGTCAGGCCATGGTGGGCTATACCCGGCTGGCCACCTTGGGCGGCCAGGCCGATGCCGACCTGTCGGCCATCGCATCGCAAAGCGCGGATTCAGGGTCGGCTGGCTCCGTTCAGGTGGAGGTGAGCCAACTGGCCACGCCCCAGACCCTGGTCACCTCGCTGTTCGGCGATCCGGATTCGGTCTCGCTGGGCACCGGCAGCCTCAGCGTCCAGATGGGCGCGGTGGATACGGAAACCGGCGCCTTCACGCCCCAGGGAAACCCGACCGAGATCTCCATTGCCGGTGGTTCGCTCAACGACATCGCCAAGTCCATCAATGATTCCGGTGCCGGGCTTACGGCCAAGGTGGTGGAATCGGGCGGCGGATTCGAGTTGGAGATCAGCGGCAAGGACACCGGCTCGGGCAAGGCTTTCGCCCTGTCGGGACTGTCGGAACTGGACTTCGATCCGTCGCACCCCGTGGCATCGCCCCTCACCCAGACCTCCGAGGCCGGCGATGCCCATTACAGCGCGGACGGCACCGACTACACCTGGCCCTCCAACACAGGCGTGCCGGTGGCCTTCGGCACCACGGCCAGTTTCACCCAGACGGGATCGCTGAGCGTCGACCGCTCGACGACCACCGACACCGTCCAGAAGATGATGAAATCCTTTAACGGATTGCAGCAGGCCATCGTCGAAATGACCGGCGACAAGGGGTCCTTGGCCGCCAACGCCAATCTCGCCGCGGGCATGTTCAAGCGCTTGGGCGATGCCGCCATGGCCGAGTATCAGACCGGCGGCGACGTCTCCACGCTGTCGGATATCGGCATTCAGGTGGAAAAGGACGGGACTCTCTCCGTCGATCAGTCCGTCCTGGCCCAGGCTTTGTCCAAGGACCCGTCCTCGGTCCAATCCCTCGTCGCCCAGGCGGCCAAGGGCATGGACGATTCCATCCGCCCCTATCTGGGCAACAAGGGCGCTCTGTCCTCCCAGGTCTCGGTGCTCGGCTCGCTGATGGGCCGGGGCGCCAGCCTGCTCGATTACCTCGGCGGTGGCGCCAGTTCGTCCAGTGGCCTGGCGGGCGGCGCTACCAGCCTGCTCTCCGCCCTGTCCTGA
- the thiE gene encoding thiamine phosphate synthase — MFNPDPARPAISADSCRLYLITPPVIEKPFEWVSTLEAALDAGDVACLQIRLKGLDDDAIARIVDVLRPPAQRRGVAVLLNDRPDLAFETGCDGVHVGQTDASYKAARQAVGPQGIVGVTCHDSRHLAMEAGEAGADYVAFGAFFPTETKEAPTRADIEVLEWWHGLFTVPCVAIGGITVENCRPLVAAGADFLAVSGGVWNHPEGPEAAVRAFSKIMAEGAKR; from the coding sequence GTGTTCAACCCTGATCCCGCGAGGCCTGCCATTTCCGCCGATTCCTGCCGTCTCTACCTGATCACCCCGCCGGTCATCGAAAAGCCCTTCGAATGGGTTTCGACCCTGGAAGCCGCCCTGGATGCCGGTGACGTCGCCTGCCTGCAGATTCGCCTGAAGGGCCTGGACGACGATGCCATCGCCCGAATCGTCGATGTGCTGCGCCCGCCCGCCCAGCGGCGCGGCGTGGCGGTGCTGCTGAACGACCGCCCCGATCTGGCCTTCGAGACGGGCTGCGACGGCGTGCATGTGGGCCAGACCGATGCCTCCTACAAGGCGGCCCGCCAGGCGGTGGGGCCTCAGGGCATCGTCGGCGTGACCTGCCACGATTCCCGCCATCTGGCCATGGAAGCCGGTGAGGCCGGGGCCGATTACGTGGCCTTCGGCGCCTTCTTCCCCACCGAAACCAAGGAAGCCCCCACCCGCGCCGACATCGAGGTTCTCGAATGGTGGCACGGCCTGTTCACCGTTCCCTGCGTCGCCATCGGCGGCATCACGGTGGAGAACTGCCGCCCCCTGGTGGCGGCGGGCGCCGATTTCCTGGCGGTGTCGGGCGGCGTGTGGAACCACCCCGAAGGCCCCGAAGCGGCGGTGCGCGCCTTCTCAAAGATCATGGCCGAAGGCGCCAAGCGGTGA
- a CDS encoding LOG family protein — translation MKRVCVFCGSNSGANPAYAEAAAQLGRLLAERGLTLVYGGGNVGLMGIVADAALAAGGQVIGVIPESMLKWEVGHPELTELRVVASMHERKAAMADLADGFIALPGGIGTLEELFEIWTWGQLGLHAKPLGFLDVAGYYERLLAFLDHMTGEGFVKPRHREMVAVHDDPAALLGLLESYHPPETIRVINRETA, via the coding sequence GTGAAGCGGGTCTGCGTCTTCTGCGGCTCCAATTCCGGCGCCAATCCGGCCTATGCCGAAGCCGCGGCCCAACTCGGACGCCTTTTGGCCGAACGCGGCCTGACCCTGGTCTATGGCGGCGGCAATGTTGGCCTGATGGGCATTGTGGCCGATGCCGCCCTGGCGGCGGGCGGCCAGGTGATCGGCGTGATCCCCGAATCCATGCTGAAATGGGAGGTGGGACATCCCGAGCTGACCGAATTGCGCGTGGTGGCCAGCATGCACGAGCGCAAGGCCGCCATGGCCGATCTGGCCGATGGCTTCATCGCCCTGCCCGGCGGGATCGGCACGCTGGAGGAATTGTTCGAGATCTGGACCTGGGGCCAGTTGGGCCTGCACGCCAAGCCGCTGGGCTTTCTGGATGTGGCGGGCTATTACGAGCGTCTGCTCGCCTTCCTCGACCACATGACGGGCGAAGGCTTCGTCAAGCCCCGCCATCGCGAGATGGTGGCGGTGCACGATGATCCCGCCGCCCTGCTGGGCTTGCTGGAAAGCTACCACCCGCCGGAGACCATCCGCGTCATCAACCGCGAGACGGCGTGA